The window AGACTTGGAACCGAGCTTGGACGCGTTTCGTCTCGATGTCGGGACGATGGTTCTGACCGAATTCGGCCACCCCTTCACCGAAAAGGGCTTCGGCAATTGGATGGCTGACGCGATCGACGCCGCGGGTCTTCCAGAGCGCTGCGTGACGCATGGCATTCGGAAAGCTGCAGCCCGGCGGCTGGCTGAAGCCGGCTGCACCGCACACGAAATCGCGTCAATCACTGGCCACAAGAGCTTGAACGAAGTTCAGCGGTATACCTAGGCGATCTCTCGTACGACGCTTGCGGAGAGCGCGATCGGGAAAGTCTCAGCGGCCAAAGGTGGAACATCCGGCTCGCAAACCTAATTTGCAAACCTAACCCAAAGCACTGAAAATGTTGAAGGATTTTGAATGAATGGTGCCCAGGGCTGGAATCGAACCAGCGACACTGCGATTTTCAGTCGCATGCTCTACCAACTGAGCTACCTGGGCGTCCCGCGAAGCGCGCTGCGCTTCGGTTGGTGGGAGGCGATATAGAGCGGCGGGCACGGGCTGTCCAGCCGACAAACGATCCGGCCAGCGTGAAATTTTCATCCGAGGCTGCGCAGGCTTCAAAACCGCGAGCTGCGGGGCCATTTTGCTGCGCCAAAGCGGATGGCGCCGCCGATCCGGCAGGTCGCGGGCGCGGCCGTCCTTCCGGCGCGAACAAAGCCTGGAACCAAAGCGATGCGGCCGGGTTGATGCGGCGGCGCCGGTGACGGCGCCGTGCCTACCGCCGATCTGGAGCAAGCCGCGGATGTACCGGTGGCTCGATCGCGCGGCAGGCGGAATTCAGGGCGATGAGCCCACCGGAAAGTACCTGACCCGTCGCGCGGCGGTCAGTGAACGGCCCGGCGTCCTCCCGCAAGGGAAGCGCCGGGCCTTTCCATTAGTCGTCCTCGGCCCGCCGCATCGGCACGTCCTCGGCCTCTTCCACCGGCTCGCCCGGAATCACGTAATTGCCCTTGAGCCAGCGGCCGAGGTCGATGTCAGAGCAGCGGGACGAGCAGAACGGCTTGAAGCGCTGCACAGCCGGCTTGCCGCAGATCGGGCAGGGCCGCGAAGGCGGGGCAGGATTCTCGGGTTGTTCAGGCGCCATATTGCAAGGTCACTCCGCCATCGACTGGAAGCTCGATGCCGGTGACATAGCGCGCTTCGTCGCTGGCGAGAAAGAGCGCTGCCCAGGCCACGTCCCAGGCCTCGCCCATATGGCCCATCGGAACCTGCCGGTCGCGCGCCGCCCACATCGCCGCGACGTCGCCCTTGCCATAGGACTGGGCGAGCCCGGCCGAATGCTCGACCATCGGCGTCTTCATCAGCCCGGGCAGCACGGCGTTCACGCGGATCTTCTCGGGGGCGTATTGCGCCGCGGTGGTGCGGGTGAGCTGGTTCATCGCCGCC is drawn from Bosea sp. Tri-49 and contains these coding sequences:
- the yacG gene encoding DNA gyrase inhibitor YacG — translated: MAPEQPENPAPPSRPCPICGKPAVQRFKPFCSSRCSDIDLGRWLKGNYVIPGEPVEEAEDVPMRRAEDD
- a CDS encoding tyrosine-type recombinase/integrase, whose protein sequence is MADAIDAAGLPERCVTHGIRKAAARRLAEAGCTAHEIASITGHKSLNEVQRYT